Below is a window of Verrucomicrobiota bacterium DNA.
GGGAATTGGAATCGATTAAAAGCACCGGGACCTCCAAGTGCTTCTGCAAAAGCGCCGCCAAGCGACGAGCGAAAAGGTGCGCCCCCACCAGCAGCCACCCGGTTGGCTGCGGCTTCTTGAGACCCAGCCCACGCGCCACCCAGCCAGCCGAAAAGCCTTGCAGAACCACGGTCGTGCAAATGACTGAGTAGGTGAAGGTCTCGAGAAACTGGGGATCGCCAATCGGCTCCTCCTGCGCTCCCAGGGACAGCGCAAAAAGAGACGCCATGGAAGCCGCCACGATTCCCCGCGGCGCCACCCAGGAGAGAAAAATCTTCTCTCGCAGATTCAAGCCCGCTCCCATCGTCGAAAGAAAGACATTCGCCGGACGGACCGCCAAAATCAGAAGCGCCAGGGCCGCCAAGCCAGGCCAGCCGAATTCCAGGAACTGCCGCCACTCCAAGCGCGCCACCAAAAGGATGAAAAGCATCCCGATCAGCAAATCAGTGATCTCCGCCTTGAAGGCCCGGATCTCTTTCAGCTCAATCGGTTGCTTCCAACCAATGACCAGCCCAGCCAAGGTCACCGAAAGCAGACCTGACTCCGGGAGAAAGGCTTCCGAAATGCCAAAAAGCAAGATCCCCGAAGCCAGGGCAAAGGCATTCACCATCTTCTCGGGCACCCAGCGCTTCCAGATGGCCGCTTGGATGAGCCAGCCCCCTCCCCAACCCACGGCCGCGCCCAACAAAACGCGCAGCAGGAAATTCAGGAGAGCCTGGCCGCCCTGCCCGCCCACGATCCACTCGAAGCAGAGGATGGCGATGAAAACGCCGATGGCATCGATCAAAACCCCCTCCCAATGCAAAATGCTCGCGACCCGCGGCGCAGCCTGAATCCGTTTCAGTAAAGGGACAATGACCGTGGGACCGGTCACGATCACCAGGCTCCCCGCCAAAAGAGCGAAAGCCGGCTCGGTGCGGAAAATCAGCCACACCACCAGCGCCCCACCCAGCCAAGTCACCAGGACCCCGATCGTCAACAGGCGTCGGATGGCCCGGGAAGAAGCGGCGAACTCCCGCAGATTGAGAGTCAGCCCGCCCTCGAACAGAATGATGCCCACCGCCAGCGAAACGACCGCCGGAAAGACCGACCCCAAGCTCTCTGGCTGCACCCACCCCAGCCCCTGCGGGCCGAGGAGAAAGCCGCCCGCGAGCAAGGTCACGATGGTGGGGAGATTCATCCGCCGACTCACCACCGTCAGGAGCACCCCAGTGCCTGCAGCCAAAGAGACTGAAACGAGAGCTTCGTGCGCGCTTGCCATGAACTGTTACCAAAAACGCCTCCCATGGACGGTCTGGCCGCCCTTGGCTAGCGTCATTTTTCGGCCGCGCCGACACCAGTAGCGGCAAGTTGACGCTGGATGTCGCAAATTTGACAAAATTTTAGGGAAATACCGAAAACAAATCGCCCGAAGCCCCCTCCTGTGCTAGCGTCACCGTCTATGGCTACTACAAGAAGAACTCGGTTCTCACGGCGGGTTCCCGATCATGTGACCGATGAGTTGGTGGTGGTTCTTTCTGAACCAAATTCTTACGAGTTCAACGAGCTGTTTGGACTCGTCTACGAAAATCTCAAGAAGCGAAATGCCGTCAGCGGAGGAGAAGAAATGCTCCGCCTGCGCGCCTACGAAAAGCTTCAGAATCTCGTGACTCGGGGTTTGGTTGAGAAGGAAATGAAGCGGTATCGAGGCCTGGAGCGCATCAAAGAAGCTTCCAGCGAAGCCATCGCCAAAAAACAAGCAGCCGCCCAAGCGGCTTCCTAATTCCCGAAAACCCGATCCTAGAAACCCATTTGAAAGGCCCTCCTCGGAGGGCCTTTTTCGTGGCTCTTTCGTGCAGCAAACGCTCCCAAAAGAGGGTTATCCCCACTTAACCTTCCCTCCATTCTACCAGTGAATTCTGGAGCTTGGTATTACCCCTCGTCGGAAGCTTGCAGCAGAAGCTCCTTCAGCTGGGCGATGCTGTAGTCGATCTCCTCATCGCCGATCGCAAAAGGCGGGACCAATTCCAAGACCCTCCCCGTCTCGCCTCCGCCAAGGGCAATCAAACCGCGCGCGAGCGCCCCGGAGGCGATCGGACCGAGCGCTTGCTGGCACTCGATTCCCCAGAGCAAGCCTCGCCCGCGGATCTCTTTCACCGGCAAGTCCGCTGCCCGGAGGGAGGCCTCCAGCTTCCGCCCCCGTTCCCCCACCAGCGAACGGACCGACCCGTCCGCGTGTTGGCTGAGGGCGGCCAAGGCCATAGCGCAGCCCAGAGGATGGCCTAAAAACGTGCTGGTGTGGAGCGCTTCCCCATCGCTCTCCGGCCAAGCGTCCATGATCTCCGAGCGCCCAATACAGGCGGAAAGCGGAAAGCCCCCCGTCAGGGCCTTGCCCACGCAGAGAAGATCCGGGTAGGCCGGCGCTTCCCACTCGCAGGCAAAAAGGCGCCCCGTCCGATGAAAGCCTACAAAAATCTCATCGTAAATCAGGACCGCTCCGAAGGCATCCGCCACCTCCCGCAGCATCCCCAGGAACCCGGCCGGTGGGATGCGCACCCCACCCCGACCTTGGATCGGCTCCACCAGAATGGCCCCGACCTCCCCCGACTGGAGGGCCAACGTCAATTCCGCCCGGACCGCCGTCAGCTCATCCGGGCAGCAGGGAAAAGGCACCCGCTGACCCCAGGAACCCAACTGCTTGGCGAACGGTCGAGCAAATTTGGGGAAGGACCCAGCCCCTAGCGTCCCGTAGCCCAGGCCATGGTAGCCTCCTTCAAAGGTCACCACGCCCGGCTTTCCCGTGGCCAGGACCGCCGTCTTCAAAGCGGTCTCCACCGCCTCGAAGCCCGAACTGGAAAGGACCGATTTGGCAGGTCCCAGGCCCCAGCGCTCATAAGTCATCTGGCTGAGTCGCTCCAATAGCTCCACCTTGAGGGCCGGCGGATGGACATCACCCATACCGTGGAGCAGCCGCTCCGCTTGCCCGGACAAAGCTTGCCCGATCGCCTCATTGCGATGCCCCAGCCCGGCCACCGCGAAGGCCGACGACCAATCGAGAAAGCGATTTCCATCCACGTCCCAAACATTCACCCCTTCCGCCCGCTCCCAAAAAATGGGGAAATCAGAGGAAAGAAAGGTCACGTTTCGCGACTCCACTCTCCGGAGCCGTTCGCTCAGTCGCAGCGATTCCGGTCCCGGAATGGACGTCCGCAGTTCGGGCAGCATAAGCGCAAAATGCCAAGACGCCCCCCAGACACAAACAAGAAACCCAGCAACTCACTTGACCCTTTCCTGCTAATATGTTAGCAGGAAAGAAGCTCCAATAAAATCCCTTATGAAACTCCTCCTCGCCTTCCTTCTGGTTGCCGGTGCCCCTTTCCCTTCGGCCCAGGCCGATGGCCTGACCGGCGCGGTCAACCAGGCCGTCCGACTCTTTCAAGCGGGAGAAATCGACCTCGCTGAAGCTCGCTTCCGCCAAATCCTTGAAGTCGCTCCCAATCATCCCCAAGCCCGCTACTACCTTCTGGAAATTCAGGGAAATCGGGATCGCTTTCAGAAAAACCGCATCCAGACGGCCCTGGAGAGGGTCATTTTGCCAAAGGTGGATCTGGTGGACACCACCCCTACGGAAGCGGTCGAAGCCCTCCGG
It encodes the following:
- a CDS encoding cation:proton antiporter, coding for MAAGTGVLLTVVSRRMNLPTIVTLLAGGFLLGPQGLGWVQPESLGSVFPAVVSLAVGIILFEGGLTLNLREFAASSRAIRRLLTIGVLVTWLGGALVVWLIFRTEPAFALLAGSLVIVTGPTVIVPLLKRIQAAPRVASILHWEGVLIDAIGVFIAILCFEWIVGGQGGQALLNFLLRVLLGAAVGWGGGWLIQAAIWKRWVPEKMVNAFALASGILLFGISEAFLPESGLLSVTLAGLVIGWKQPIELKEIRAFKAEITDLLIGMLFILLVARLEWRQFLEFGWPGLAALALLILAVRPANVFLSTMGAGLNLREKIFLSWVAPRGIVAASMASLFALSLGAQEEPIGDPQFLETFTYSVICTTVVLQGFSAGWVARGLGLKKPQPTGWLLVGAHLFARRLAALLQKHLEVPVLLIDSNSRFVGYAKEDGLTVVQGDALEVDELMESELFQGVAQVLSLTDNAELNRLVRSQWGAKLGRYESFGWRPAASPVSSGTAPGTSLSLESPEKTEDNTGDVFVELARPSVIAGELDRREASLEVITVGKVNPGSPPLLPGLPLMIFRGGKGLPLRAGKELGESLKSEDRVLVLHRSDGFLRRGFQNGGYRRIEAEDLDGLYRRIVEVAAQDLPALSVEDTVATLQAQEKSFPSVLGKGLAFLHLYSSRIEDRMAYFFRLERGLSVMGKENQIRMVIFVISPQGDAQGHLNTLAEIARCCRQQSHLASLERAESIEEVLQLV
- a CDS encoding aspartate aminotransferase family protein yields the protein MLPELRTSIPGPESLRLSERLRRVESRNVTFLSSDFPIFWERAEGVNVWDVDGNRFLDWSSAFAVAGLGHRNEAIGQALSGQAERLLHGMGDVHPPALKVELLERLSQMTYERWGLGPAKSVLSSSGFEAVETALKTAVLATGKPGVVTFEGGYHGLGYGTLGAGSFPKFARPFAKQLGSWGQRVPFPCCPDELTAVRAELTLALQSGEVGAILVEPIQGRGGVRIPPAGFLGMLREVADAFGAVLIYDEIFVGFHRTGRLFACEWEAPAYPDLLCVGKALTGGFPLSACIGRSEIMDAWPESDGEALHTSTFLGHPLGCAMALAALSQHADGSVRSLVGERGRKLEASLRAADLPVKEIRGRGLLWGIECQQALGPIASGALARGLIALGGGETGRVLELVPPFAIGDEEIDYSIAQLKELLLQASDEG